In Lotus japonicus ecotype B-129 chromosome 5, LjGifu_v1.2, one genomic interval encodes:
- the LOC130719451 gene encoding WRKY transcription factor 23-like has product MANYGGDLYAIFQNPLPPTNTAPPCYNEASFSFPNRLQDPTGVISVTNCLYPLLPPPPNTNTIPHSLASFTFNEYNEGFSFPINTNTTPPSLASLNIEEYIAAFYFPSNTNTAPSSLASLNFNEDIDAFYFPNMLEQPLIITDEYADELDQMLAHHCRTTTSTTNTRCNNGFILNPNSPPDLAGQSHHLPPNPVLLAPPSKEPRQHVQKHQKQVYQVQASRALAKERKSEQKKRLFHEDNKLSSDSWACRKYGQKSMKGTPYPRKSQQVKTVFHVTEDKLSSLDSWAWRKYGKKSIKGTPYPRNYFKCTSSKNCPALKRVEQSNIKSHMFIVTYKGEHSHLKPTENAKKPAGIGVAIGRGLGLWGMRVGVAVHVGVGW; this is encoded by the exons ATGGCTAACTACGGGGGGGATCTCTATGCCATCTTCCAAAATCCACTACCTCCCACCAACACCGCACCACCTTGTTATAATGAGGCCAGTTTTTCTTTTCCCAATAGACTGCAAGATCCTACTGGGGTGATCTCTGTAACCAATTGCTTGTATCCTTTACTTCCACCACCTCCCAACACCAACACCATTCCACATTCCTTGGCCAGTTTCACTTTCAATGAATATAATGAGGGATTTTCTTTTCCCATCAACACCAACACCACACCACCTTCCTTGGCCAGTCTCAATATTGAAGAATATATTGCAGCATTTTATTTTCCCAGCAACACCAACACCGCACCATCTTCCTTGGCCAGTCTCAATTTCaatgaagatattgatgcattTTATTTTCCCAATATGCTGGAACAACCTTTAATCATAACCGATGAGTATGCTGATGAGCTAGACCAAATGCTCGCACACCATTGTCGCACCACAACCAGTACTACCAATACTAGATGTAATAATGGTTTCATACTCAATCCCAATTCCCCTCCTGATCTTGCAGGACAAAGCCACCACCTTCCTCCTAATCCTGTGCTTCTTGCTCCTCCTTCCAAGGAACCGAGACAACATGTGCAGAAGCATCAGAAACAGGTTTATCAAGTTCAGGCATCCAGAGCATTAGCAAAAGAAAG AAAAAGcgaacaaaagaaaaggttGTTCCATGAAGATAATAAACTCTCATCAGATTCGTGGGCATGTCGTAAGtatggacaaaaatccatgaaGGGTACTCCATATCCAAG AAAAAGCCAACAGGTGAAAACAGTGTTTCATGTCACAGAAGATAAATTGTCTTCTTTAGATTCATGGGCATGGCGTAAATACGGAAAAAAATCCATCAAGGGTACCCCATATCCAAG GAACTATTTTAAGTGTACCAGCTCCAAAAATTGCCCCGCTCTAAAAAGAGTTGAACAGAGTAACATTAAATCACACATGTTCATCGTCACTTACAAAGGAGAACACTCCCATCTCAAGCCCACTGAGAATGCCAAGAAACCCGCTG GGATTGGGGTTGCTATTGGGCGAGGATTGGGGTTATGGGGAATGAGGGTGGGGGTTGCAGTGCACGTTGGGGTTGGGTGGTAG
- the LOC130718003 gene encoding transcription initiation factor IIB-like, which yields MSDAYCGDCKRQTEVVFDHSAGDTVCSECGLVLESHSIDETSEWRTFANESGDNDPVRVGGPSNPLLTDGGLSTMISNPKGGSGDFLSSSLGRWQNRGSNPDRTLILAFKTIATMSDRLGLVATIKDRANEIYKRVEDQKSSRGRNQDALLAACLYIACRQEDKPRTVKEICSIANGATKKEIGRAKEYIVKQLGLEKGQSVEMGTIHAGDFMRRFCSNLGMNNQAVKAAQEAVQKSEEFDIRRSPISITAAVIYIITQLSDDKKPLKDISIATGVAEGTIRNSYKDLYPHVSKIIPTWYAKEEDLKNLSSP from the exons ATGTCGGACGCTTACTGCGGCGATTGCAAGCGGCAGACGGAGGTGGTGTTCGATCACTCGGCGGGCGACACCGTGTGCTCGGAGTGCGGCCTGGTGCTCGAGTCCCACTCCATCGATGAAACCTCCGAGTGGCGCACCTTCGCCAACGAGTCCGGCGACAACGACCCCGTCCGTGTTGGCGGCCCCTCCAACCCTCTCCTGACCGACGGCGGCCTTTCCACCATGATTTCTAACCCTAAAGGCGGCTCCGGCGATTTCCTCTCCTCCTCCCTCGGCCGCTGGCAGAATCGCGGCTCCAACCCCGATCGTACCCTCATCCTCGCCTTCAAGACCATCGCCACCATGTCTGATAG GTTGGGACTCGTTGCAACCATCAAG GATCGTGCAAATGAGATATATAAGAGGGTTGAAGATCAAAAGTCTAGTAGAGGGAGAAATCAAGACGCTTTATTGGCTGCTTGTCTCTACATTGCTTGCCGACAGGAAGACAAACCTCGTACTGTAAAGG AAATTTGCTCTATTGCCAATGGGGCTACAAAGAAGGAAATTGGCCGAGCAAAAGAATACATAGTGAAACAACTGGGTTTGGAGAAGGGTCAGTCTGTGGAGATGGGTACAATACATGCTGGGGACTTTATG AGGAGATTCTGTTCCAATCTCGGCATGAATAATCAAGCTGTTAAAGCTGCTCAGGAAGCTGTTCAGAAATCAGAAGAATTTGATATAAG GAGGAGTCCTATATCAATTACTGCAGCTGTTATCTACATCATAACTCAACTCTCTGATGATAAAAAACCTCTCAAAG ATATATCAATTGCAACAGGAGTTGCAGAAGGAACAATTAGGAACTCCTACAAGGATCTTTATCCCCATGTTTCAAAAATAATACCAACTTGGTATGCTAAGGAGGAGGATTTGAAGAACCTTTCCAGTCCTTGA